Proteins from a single region of Ananas comosus cultivar F153 linkage group 3, ASM154086v1, whole genome shotgun sequence:
- the LOC109707434 gene encoding LOB domain-containing protein 16-like, with product MSPPHTPPLLQYIYIYIYKFLRRKCAADCVFAPYFSSEHGAARFAAIHKVFGASNVSKLLLRVPPPDRCEAVVTVAYEAQARLRDPVYGCVSQIFALQQQILY from the exons ATGTCTCCTCCTCACACTCCTCCCCtactccaatatatatatatatatatatataagttccTGCGGCGGAAGTGCGCGGCCGACTGCGTGTTCGCGCCGTACTTCTCGTCGGAGCACGGGGCGGCGCGGTTCGCGGCCATCCACAAGGTGTTCGGCGCGAGCAACGTGTCGAAGCTGCTCCTCCGCGTACCGCCACCCGACCGCTGCGAGGCGGTCGTCACCGTCGCCTACGAGGCCCAGGCGCGGCTCCGAGATCCCGTGTACGGCTGTGTCTCGCAAATCTTCGCCCTACAGCAGCAG ATTCTCTATTGA
- the LOC109707313 gene encoding putative SWI/SNF-related matrix-associated actin-dependent regulator of chromatin subfamily A member 3-like 3, with protein MLGANGVPECETLEPRILLAEEIRSIRSVLGGEVAEGDIVRALAICGNNPNRAINVLLDLREMESNDVGGNGIVSNLCSNDGSRMGNCGVLMCGIEVKKEEADVCSERESAPVSEIRVKKEEFEMDYEKGAILMPQVKVKKEENDEGFEVEAVPMLQIKVKKENFDSNYEKDAVIMRNDGEVKKERQSSVVDKWDDGLDEYIRANNGLAKKHESGGNVKRDEKLMAKKEEPYGGDLPDLAITHFTPYLNPRPISAIRPSVVADRRLQVVSDSDSAELGDFPEEPEWFLVGKTYMTGLSTCRGKRRLDAGEIVHLSFPASALKRDYGGLSVSAKAAAAVSEIVRFSTKRCGEIGRLLPEWTRCLIPLVNSSKVKVRARSVFPSVQLSLMQDIVLYASFYIHSSIFTEGDKSSWKLSAPSHFDPTVHPLPTLFKLLKIKPFKKADFTPAELDTRKRSLNLNDDDDDGESKHIVGLAKRRKGCETYPEQSKDEQAISESALNKLVGTADVYDLEEAEPPSSLDCELRPYQKQALFWMSELEKGIDVEQAEKTLHPCWNAYNIVDKRASAIYVNVFSGEATTKFPRATQMARGGILADAMGLGKTVMTIALILTNPKGERCDDQSTKMAIAHDSEKETVATATPTVKGGTLIVCPMALLGQWKDELEAHSKPGSISVFVHYGGDKTSDLKVIAEHNVVLTTYGVLASAYKSGLERESIFHKVDWYRVVLDEAHTIKSSKTRVAQSAFALSSYCRWCLTGTPLQNNLEDLYSLLCFLHVEPWCNWAWWQKLIQKPYENGDERGLRLVKAILRPLMLRRTKESKDKEGRPILVLPPVNVQVVECDQSEAEHDFYEALFRRSKVRFDQFVAQGKVLHNYASILELLLRLRQCCNHPFLVMSRGDTQEYADLNKLARRFLEGSHSRNVVPTPAFVEEVVDSLRKGEMRECPICLESASDDPVLTPCAHLMCRECLLSSWRTPSGGPCPLCRSPLSKADLITCPTESRFQVDVEKNWKESSKVSKLMKCLEGVQKLGEKSIVFSQWTAFLDLLEIPLRTRGIGFLRFDGKLSQKQREKVLKEFSESGDKLVLLMSLKAGGVGLNLTAASNVFLMDPWWNPAVEEQAIMRIHRIGQKRQVRVRRFIVKDTVEERMQQVQARKQRMIAGALTDGEVRTARIEQLKMLFT; from the exons ATGTTGGGGGCCAATGGGGTTCCGGAGTGTGAAACCCTAGAGCCCCGAATCCTCCTTGCCGAGGAGATCCGGAGCATTCGATCGGttctcggcggcgaagtcgctGAGGGGGACATCGTCCGAGCCCTCGCGATCTGCGGCAACAACCCTAACCGCGCTATCAACGTCCTCCTCGACTTGCGGGAGATGGAGTCCAACGACGTCGGAGGAAATGGGATTGTAAGTAATTTATGCTCCAACGATGGTAGTAGGATGGGGAATTGCGGTGTTTTGATGTGTGGTATTGAAGTGAAAAAGGAGGAAGCTGATGTttgtagtgagagagagagtgctcCGGTCTCGGAAATTAGGGTTAAAAAGGAAGAATTTGAGATGGATTATGAGAAAGGTGCGATTTTGATGCCCCAAGTAAAGgttaaaaaggaagaaaatgatGAGGGTTTTGAGGTCGAAGCCGTTCCGATGCTGCAGATTAAAGTTAAGAAGGAAAATTTTGATTCGAATTATGAGAAAGATGCTGTAATAATGAGAAATGATGGAGAAGTTAAAAAGGAGCGTCAAAGCAGTGTTGTCGATAAATGGGATGACGGATTGGACGAGTATATTCGGGCGAACAATGGCTTGGCGAAGAAGCACGAATCCGGTGGAAATGTTAAAAGAGATGAGAAATTAATGGCCAAAAAGGAGGAGCCCTACGGCGGGGATTTACCTGATTTGGCTATTACCCATTTTACTCCGTACCTCAATCCGCGCCCTATCTCTGCTATTCGACCGAGTGTGGTCGCCGATCGGAGGCTTCAAGTGGTCTCGGATTCGGATTCCGCTGAGCTCGGGGATTTTCCGGAGGAGCCTGAGTGGTTTCTTGTGGGAAAGACTTATATGACTGGGTTGTCCACTTGCCGCGGGAAGAGGAGGCTCGACGCCGGAGAGATTGTCCATTTGTCTTTTCCGGCCTCTGCATTAAAAAGGGATTATGGTGGGCTTTCGGTCAGCGCAAAGGCGGCGGCTGCGGTGTCGGAGATCGTCCGCTTCTCAACAAAGCGGTGTGGAGAG ATTGGGAGGCTGCTTCCGGAGTGGACTAGATGTCTCATCCCGCTTGTGAATTCATCGAAGGTTAAGGTTCGAGCAAGAAGCGTGTTTCCTTCAGTGCAACTCAGTTTGATGCAAGATATTGTTCTGTACGCGAG TTTTTACATCCATAGTTCGATCTTCACAGAGGGAGACAAATCGTCGTGGAAGCTTTCAGCTCCTTCGCACTTTGATCCTACTGTTCATCCTCTCCCAACACTATTTAAACTACTAAAAATCAAACCGTTTAAGAAG GCTGATTTTACTCCAGCAGAGCTCGACACACGGAAACGCTCTCTAAATCTAAAT gatgatgatgatgatggagaATCAAAACATATAGTTGGGCTTGCAAAGCGGCGGAAGGGTTGTGAAACTTATCCTGAGCAATCTAAAGACGAACAAGCAATCTCCGAATCTGCCCTAAATAAGCTTGTTGGAACGGCAGATGTATACGATTTAGAG GAAGCAGAGCCACCTAGCTCACTTGATTGTGAGCTAAGGCCCTACCAGAAACAAGCACTCTTTTGGATGTCTGAATTGGAAAAAGGAATAGATGTTGAGCAAGCTGAAAAAACTCTTCACCCATGTTGGAATGCCTACAACATTGTTGACAA GAGAGCATCTGCAATATATGTAAATGTTTTTTCTGGTGAAGCAACAACTAAATTTCCACGTGCTACACAGATGGCGAGAGGCGGA atacTAGCAGATGCAATGGGTCTTGGGAAAACTGTCATGACCATTGCTTTAATACTGACAAACCCAAAAGGAGAAAGATGTGATGATCAAAGCACGAAGATGGCTATTGCGCATGATTCTGAGAAAGAAACAGTGGCAACGGCAACCCCAACTGTTAAAGGAGGCACTCTTATTGTGTGTCCAATGGCATTATTAGGCCAGTGGAAA GATGAGTTAGAAGCTCATTCTAAGCCAGGGAGCATTTCCGTCTTTGTGCACTATGGAGGTGACAAAACTAGTGATCTCAAAGTGATCGCAGAGCATAATGTGGTGTTGACAACATATGGAGTCTTAGCATCAGCTTATAAATCT GGTTTGGAAAGGGAAAGCATCTTCCACAAAGTAGATTGGTACAGAGTAGTGCTAGATGAAGCGCATACTATCAAATCATCGAAAACCCGAGTTGCTCAATCAGCCTTTGCTTTGAGCTCATATTGTAGGTGGTGCCTGACTGGCACCCCTCTGCAG AATAACTTGGAAGATCTTTACAGTCTCCTTTGCTTCTTACATGTTGAGCCATGGTGCAATTGGGCTTG GTGGCAAAAGTTGATTCAAAAGCCTTATGAGAATGGTGATGAAAGAGGACTAAGACTGGTTAAAGCCATCCTAAGGCCATTGATGCTGAGGAGAACAAAGGAATCAAAAGATAAAGAAGGAAG GCCCATTCTTGTCCTCCCTCCTGTCAATGTGCAAGTTGTGGAGTGTGATCAATCAGAAGCCGAGCATGATTTCTATGAAGCTTTATTTAGGAGATCAAAG GTTAGATTTGACCAGTTTGTAGCACAAGGCAAAGTTCTTCACAACTATGCTTCCATACTTGAGCTTCTCCTTCGATTAAGACAGTGCTGCAACCATCCTTTTCTTGTTATGAG CCGAGGAGACACTCAAGAGTACGCCGACCTGAACAAGCTTGCTCGCCGCTTTCTCGAAGGATCTCATAGCAGGAATGTGGTCCCAACGCCAGCCTTCGTTGAGGAGGTGGTTGACAGCCTACGGAAAGGTGAGATGAGGGAGTGCCCAATCTGCCTCGAGTCGGCCTCCGACGATCCGGTGCTCACCCCATGCGCACACCTAATGTGCCGTGAGTGCCTCCTCTCCAGCTGGAGGACCCCGTCAGGCGGGCCGTGCCCCCTCTGCCGCAGCCCGTTGAGCAAGGCAGATCTGATCACGTGCCCGACCGAAAGTCGGTTTCAAGTAGATGTTGAGAAGAATTGGAAAGAGTCATCTAAAGTCAGTAAGCTCATGAAGTGCTTGGAGGGTGTTCAGAAGCTGGGGGAGAAGAGCATTGTGTTCAGCCAATGGACTGCTTTCTTGGATTTACTAGAGATACCATTGAGGACTCGAGGAATTGGTTTCTTACGGTTTGACGGGAAGTTGAGTCAAAAGCAAAGAGAAAAGGTCTTGAAAGAGTTCAGTGAGAGTGGGGATAAGCTG GTGTTGTTAATGTCACTCAAGGCGGGAGGTGTGGGGCTGAATCTCACTGCAGCTTCAAATGTCTTTTTGATG GATCCATGGTGGAATCCTGCAGTGGAGGAGCAGGCAATTATGAGGATTCACCGGATCGGTCAGAAGCGTCAGGTTCGAGTTAGGCGGTTCATTGTCAAG GATACTGTTGAGGAGCGAATGCAGCAGGTGCAAGCGCGGAAGCAGAGGATGATCGCCGGAGCGCTGACGGACGGGGAAGTTCGGACCGCTCGGATTGAGCAGCTCAAGATGTTATTTACATGA